Below is a window of Thermodesulfomicrobium sp. WS DNA.
TCATGGACTTCTTCATTTTTCCTCTACCTCCACAAAAAAAAGTTCGAAAAAGCACAAGCACACAATCTATAGAGAGGGTCTTGGTTTTCCGTCAAGGATGGGCCGTGGTTTGAGGATCAAAGGCGCGCGTGGCCTCCACAATGCGCTCGAGATCGGCGTCCGTATGGGCAAAGGAAAGGAAGGCGCATTCGAAGCCCGAAGGGGCAAGAAAGACGCCGTGTTCGCGCATGTGGCGGAAGAAGCGGCCATAGAGCGCCGTGTCCATGGTCTGGGCGCTGGGAAAATCTGTCACCGGATGTTCGGTGAAGAAAAGGGTGAACATGGACGCCACGGTGGTGCACTGCACCGCAATGCCCTTGGCGCGCAGGATGTCCGTCATCTCCGAGGCCAAGGCGCGGGTGCGTCGGGCAAGGGCGTCGTAGTCGTGGCCTTCCAAAAGGCGCAGCGTCGCCAGCCCGGCGGCCATGGCCACGGGGTTTCCCGAGAGGGTCCCGGCCTGATACACCGGGCCTTGAGGGGCGATGTGCTCCATGATCTCCCTGCGGCCGCCGTAGGCCCCTACGGGCAGTCCACCGCCGATGATTTTGCCAAGACACGTCAGGTCCGGCTGGATGCCCAAGGCCGCCTGCGCCCCGCCGTAGGCCAGGCGAAAGCCGGTGATGACCTCGTCGAAGACGAGAAGCGCCCCGTATTGGGTGCACAGCTCGCGAAGGGTTTCCAAAAATCCGGGTTGGGGGGGCACTAAGCCCATGTTGCCGGCCACGGGCTCCACGAACACGCAGGCGATGCGGTCGCCATGCTCGGTAAAGAGGGCGCGCACCGTCTCGGTGTCGTTGTAATGGGCAAGGAGGGTGTGCTGGACCACTGCGGCGGGTACGCCGGGTGTGCCGGGAATGGCCTGGGTGGCGACGCCGGAGCCGGCGCTGGCGAGGAAGGCGTCGGCATGGCCGTGGTAGCCGCCGTGGAATTTGAGCACCAGATCGCGGCCGGTAAACCCTCGGGCCAGACGCAGGGCGCTCATGGTGGCCTCGGTGCCGGAAGATACCATGCGCACCATTTCGATGCTCGGCACCGCGCGGATCACGGCTTCCGCCAATTCCACCTCCAGCCGGCAGGGGGCGCCGTAACTGGTGCCCCGGCGCACGGCCTCGATAATGGCGGCCTCCACCTCGGGATGGGCGTGGCCGAGGAGCATGGGGCCCCAGGACATGACGAGATCGATGAGTTCCGCGCCGTCTTCCGTGACAATATGGCTGCCTTTGGCGCTGGCGATGAAAAGGGGCGTGGCCCCCACGCTTTTGCACGCCCTGACCGGGCTGTTGACCCCGCCGGGAATGGCGTTGCAGGCGCGCTGAAATAATACTTCCGAAGAGAGCATTGGTGTTCCTCTGTGGTTTTAAAAATACTCCATGGACGTTTTCTTGAGCTCTTTATCGCTGAAGAGGATATCGTATTGGGTGACTCCCGTGAGTTCTTGGATGCGACGCACCACCGCCAAACATTCGTCTTGGGTGCGGCCATGGATCATGGTATAGAGGCTGTACGGCCAATCGAGGCAGTTGCGGCGTAAATAGCAATGGGAGATTTCCGGTTGGGCTGCCATGATGCGGCCTGCGGCGTCTTCATCGACGCCGTCTTCCACGTACCAGGCCACCATGGCATTGAAGCCGTAACCTGCCTGCTGGTGGCGCAAGGTGGCGCCAAAGCGGCGGATTTGGCCGCCTTCTTTGAGGCGCCGCAAAAGCGCGAGCACGTCCTCTTCGGTCACTCCTGCCTCGCGGGCAATGTCGGCATAGGGGGTGGCGCTGTCGGGAAGCGTGCCTTGCACCATGCGCAGCACCTGGCGTTCGTTGGGGGTAAATTCCATGAGTCTTCCTCGATAGTTCCAGGAGTTTTCGTGCCGCAGCTGTAGTCCCTTTGCTGGGGACCTGCAAGGGGGGAGGCTTGGGATCGTCTTTGTGGCGGGAGGAAGGGGAGCGGGTGGACAGGGAACAAAGGCCTCAGTAGGCTTTGAGAGGAGACGTTGCGAGAAGGAGGTGCGCATGCAGGCGGTGGTGCTGGGCGCTGGCAGTTGGGGGACCGCGTTGGCGCACGCGCTGGCGTTTTCGGGGAAGGAGACCGTGCTTTGGGGCCGCAGTGGCGCCCTCATGGCCGAGATGGCCCAATGCAGGGAAAATCGTCGCTATTTGCCGGGGTGGCCGGTGGCTGCAGCGGTACGTCCCACGGCGGACATGGCGGCGGCCTTGCACGGTGCCGAGTTGGTGGTGCTTGCCATCCCCTGCCAGCGCTTGGCTGCTTTTTTGCGGGAACATGCCGCGTTTTTCCCGGAAGGCGTGGCCGTGGTGGGTGCCGGTAAGGGCGTGGAGCAGGGGAGCCTGCGCACCATGGGCCAGGTGGTGGCTGCGGAGCTTGGCGCACGGCAGGTGCGCTACGGCGTGCTCTCCGGGCCGTCCTTTGCGGCGGGGGTCATGGCCGGGCAGCCTACGGCCGTGGTCTTGGGGTGCGCGGATGCGGCCTTGGGAGAACGTATCCAGGTGCGTTGCGCCAGCCCGGTGTTTCGGGTGTACGGCACCACCGACGTGCTGGGCGTGGAGCTCGCGGGTGCACTCAAAAACGTCATGGCCATTGCCGCGGGGCTCGCCGATGGCCTAGGGTTCGGGGAGAACGCCCGTGCGGCCCTCATCACCCGGGGGCTGGCGGAGATGGCCCGCCTCGGTGAGGCCATGGGGGCCCGGGCCCAGACCTTTATGGGGCTTGCCGGGCTGGGGGATTTGGTGCTCACCTGCACCGGGGATGCAAGTCGCAACCGTCGCGTGGGTCTGGCGGTTGGCCGGGGGCACACCCTGGAAGCCGCCTTGGCGCAGGTGGGCGGCGTGGCCGAAGGGGTATGGACCACCCAGGCTGTATGGGCCTTGGCGCAGCGGTTGGGGGTCGAGATGCCCATTTGTGAACAGGTCCATGCCGTACTCTTCTCCGGCAAGAGTCCCGTGGAAGCGGTGCGCACCTTGATGGGGCGGCCGCTGCGTTGGGAAGCCTAGCCTTCGGGCGCTGCGGCGAGCGCCTGCACCCATACGGTGCGGCGCCGCGGGCCATCGAATTCCGCCAGGAAGATCCGCTGCCAGGTGCCGAGCCGCAGCCGGCCGGATTCCATCACCACGGACACAGAACTGCCCACCAGGATCGTTTTGATATGGGCGTCGGCATTGCCCTCCACGTGGCGGAAATGGGGGCTTTGCGGAACGAGGCGACGCAGAGCGGCGATGACGTCGTGGGCCACGTCCGGGTCGGCGCCTTCGTTGATGAGAATGCCGCAGGTGGTATGCGGGCTGAAGACCATCAGGGCCGCTGCCTGGGGGTACCGGGCTGCGGCAGCGGCCACCTGCTCGGTGATGTCCACGAGTGCTTCGCGGCGGGAGGTGGAGACGGTGAAGCTCGTCATTTGAGCGGAATTTCCACGCACAGGGCGTTGCCGCAGCGGTTGTGGGAGAAACGGGCGGTGAGCAGCCGGAAGATTTCGTGGCCGCGGCCGCTTTCCGCTTCAGGATCGCTTTGGCGGCGGATCCAGCCTTGCCAGTCGAAGCCTTGACCTTGGTCTTTGACGTAGAGACGCAGCTTGCCCTGCCGGTGCTTGAGCCGCCACAGGACCTCCTTGGCGGGGTCGGCGCCGTTGCCGTGCAGAATGGCGTTGTTGAGCGCTTCTCGCGTCACGAGGGCAACGTCGAAGAATCGGTCCTCGGCCCCGTGGCGCGCCAGGAATTCCCGCAAGAGCTCGACGCTGCGGTCCACATGGCGCAGTTCCGAGCTCATCTGGACTTCGATGTCGTGTTCGAGGACGGTGGCAGTAAACATGTCAGACCTCGATGCCCAAGAGTACGCTGTCGTCTTCGGCAGGGCCCTTGCGGGCGGCGATGTATTCATGGACGGCCTCCACGGTGGCAGCGATGGGCATGGATGCAGTGGAGCGGATAGCGGCCCACAGCAGGGCGATGCCTTGGTCCCGCGTGATGGGGGGATCACCGAAACCTTCAACAAGTCCATCGGTATAGAGAAAAATCCTGTCCCCTGGCTGGACTGCGATTTCCTGCGGCGTCCACAGCGCGGTATCGAATACGCCGAGGATGTCCCCTTCAGCGGGGACGAGCTCCATGGATCCGTCCTGGCGGGCGAGAACCGGCGGGGGATGGCCGGCGCTTACCAGGTGAATGCTGTTTTGGGTGCGGTTGACGCGGGCCATGGCCAAGGTGGCGTGTGCGCCGTTGGTGAGGATACGGGTCAGCACCCGGTTGGTCATGGCGAGGCTCTCTTCCGGCGCCGTGGCGGCATTGACGTTTTGGCGCAGCAAGGCCGTCAGGGCGGAGGTGAGAAAGCCGGCCCCAAGGTCGTGGCCGCTCACGTCGGCAACGATGTAGTCGAACACCCCCACGCCTGTGGGCAGCACGTCGTAGATATCGCCGCCAGCCTCGAGCACGGGGGCGAAATGCACGCCGAATCGGGCCTCGGGCAGGTCTTCGGGGCGGACCAAAAGCGACTGTTGGGCCGCCTGGAGCTGCCCGAGGCGCTGCGCTTGGGCTTCGATGAGGGCGCGGTAGGTAAGCCGCAGGCGCAGATGAACCTTGACCCGGGCGAGCACCTCGGCCTTTTCGAAGGGTTTGGAAATGAAATCCACCCCGCCGCATTCGAGACCATGCACCCGGCTTTCGGTGTCCGTGAGGGCGGAGATGAAGATCACCGGGATGTCGGCAATTTGGGGCGTCTCTTTGAGGAGCTGGCAGGTGAGGTAGCCGGTCTCCCCAGGCATCATGACATCGAGGAGGATGAGGTCGACGGGATGCAGCGCGGCCAGCTCCCGCGCCTGGGGGCCATTGTGGGCGGTGAGTGTGGCAAAGCCGCTTCGCCGCAGCATGGACTCCAAGATGCGGGCATTGAGGGGCTCGTCGTCCACGATGAGGATGAGCGGGGTGCGATGCTCCACAGGGCCTCCTGGCAAGCTCCATAGCGCCGCTGAATGGCTCCTGCAAGGGTGCGGGGGTTCCTTGGCAAAAAAAGCGGCGCAGTGGTCCCCCGAGCGAGGGATCGGGCGGGGGAGCTCGGGCCGCTGGGGCTGGGCGCGGCGTGGGGGGCAAAAATTGCTGCGCGATTTGCTGCTCAAAATCTTGACAGGGGGAACACGCCTTTGTAGTGACGAGGCCCTCGTTGAGGCGCGTAGCTCAGTGGGAGAGCACTTGCTTGACGTGCAAGGGGTCAGGAGTTCGACCCTCCTCGCGCCTACCACTGCAAACACCAGGGAGGCAGAGCCTCCCTGATGCATTTCTGGGGTGACGCATGGTGTACGTAGGAGAGGTCTCGGTGGAGGCAGTGCCAGGGATGACCTGCCGTGATGCCCTGGTGCAGGGGGTGTCCAAAAAGGCAATGAAGGAAGTCGTTGCCTGTCTTTGTGATGGCGAACCCAAGGATCTGGATGCGCCGCTTCCTTCGGGAACCGAGCGTGTGGAGCCTGTCTTTTTGGATTCTCCGCTGGGGACGTCCATTTTACGCCATAGCGCCGCCCATATCATGGCCGAGGCAGTCAAGCGTCTGTATCCTGAGGCCAAGGTGACCATCGGGCCGGACATCGAAAATGGATTTTATTACGACTTCGATCTTGCGCACGCCTTTACCCCAGAAGACTTGGAACGCATCGAAGCCGTGATGCGCGAAAGCATTGCGGCCGATCATCCCTTTGTGCGCCGCGAGATGTCCGCGCAGCAGGCGCGGGAGTATTTTCGCTCTTTGGGCGAGACCTATAAGATCGAAATCATTGACGATCTCGGTGCGGAAACGGTGTCCGTCTACCAGCATGGGGATTTCGTGGATCTGTGCCGGGGGCCGCATTTGCCCTCTACGGGGTTCGTGCGCGCCTTCAAGCTCACGGCCGTTGCCGGTGCGTATTGGCGGGGGGATGCGAACCGGCCGATGCTTCAGCGCATCTACGGCACGGCTTTCCCCACGGAAAAGGCCTTGAAGGCCCATTTGGCCATGCTCGAAGAGGCCAAGAAGCGCGATCACCGCAAGCTCGGCCCGCAGCTGGATCTGTTCAGCTTCCATGAGCGCGGCGGTGCCGGCATGGCCTACTGGCACCCCAAGGGGGCGCTCGTGCGGGCCATTCTGGAAGATTTCGTCACCAAGGAGATGCTGCGCCGTGGCTACGGTCTGGTGCGCACCCCGCAGATTCTGCGCCGCGATTTGTGGGAGACCTCGGGACATTACGCCAATTATCGGGAAAACATGTATTTTACCGAGATCGATGGCGTTCCGTATGGCGTCAAGCCCATGAATTGCGTGGCGCACATGCTCATCTACAATACCACGCAGCATAGCTACCGGGATTTGCCGGTGCGGCTCTTTGAATTCGGTGTGGTGCATCGCCACGAGCTCTCGGGCGTGCTCCATGGGCTCTTGCGGGTACGGCAATTTACGCAGGACGATGCCCACATCATCTGCCGCCCTGATCAATTGCTGGATGAAATCAAGGGTGTGATGCGATGGATTCAGGATCTCATGGGCGTCTTTGGCTTCGAGTATCGCATGGAGCTCAGCACCCGGCCGGAAAAGTCCATCGGTACGGATGAAGATTGGGAGCGCGCGACAAGTGCCCTGCGGGAGGCCATGGCGCAGATGGGCCTGGAGTACAGCGTCAACGAAGGCGACGGCGCGTTTTACGGCCCCAAGATCGATGTCAAGCTCCGGGATTGCTTGGGCCGGGAATGGCAGTGCTCCACGATTCAGGTGGATTTCACCTTGCCGGAACGCTTCGATCTTGTGTATATCGGCGAAGACGGGGAGCGGCACCGGCCGGTGATGGTGCACCGGGCCATCATGGGCTCGGTGGAGCGGTTCATCGGTATCCTCGTGGAGCATTTTGCCGGGGCCTTCCCCTTGTGGTTGGCGCCCGAGCAGGTTCGGGTGCTCACGGTGACCGATCGCCACGACGCCTATGCCTTTGAGGTGGTGCAGGCGCTGCGGGATGCAGGCCTACGGGCCGAGGTGGACACGCGGAACGAGAAACTCGGCTACAAGGTGCGTGAGGCCCAAATGGCGAAGATCCCCTACGCTGTGGTGATCGGAGACGAGGAAGTGGCAAGCGCGCGCGTGAGCGTGCGCCAACGGGGTGGTGCGAATCTTGGGACCATGACGGTTGCTGCGTTGGTGGACCGTTTGCGCCACGAGTGTGCGGAACCTTTTACGCGCGGAGGCATGCGCTATTCTTTCCACTACTAATAAGGCCCGGAAGAACCGGCAGATTCGGGCGCGGGAGATTCGCGTCATCGGCGAAGACGGCGCGCAGATTGGTATCATGAGCGTGGATGAGGCCCTGGTTATTGCAGAAAGCCGGGGACTCGATCTCGTGGAGGTGGCCCCCAACGCCAAGCCCCCGGTGTGCAAGGTGATGGATTATGGGAAATATCTCTACGAAGAGAAGAAAAAGGCTCAAGAGGCCAAGAAGCGCCAGACGCAGATTCAGGTGAAGGAGGTCAAATTCCGGCCCCATACCGATGACCACGACATCGAGACCAAAGTACGCCATATCCGTCGTTTTCTCGACGACGGAGACCGGTGCAAGGTGACGGTGTTCTTCCGGGGGCGGGAAATGGCCCACAAGGATTTGGGGGAGGCCATTTTGCAGCGCATCGTGGAGATGACCGCCGATGTGGCCAAGGTAGAGCAGGCCTCGCGTTTTGAAGGCCGGACCATGTTTTTGGTACTGGCCCCACTACCCAAGAAATAACCGCCAGCCTCGGCTGGCGTGGCCCGCTGCGTATGCGGCAGGAGCTTTTGAAGGAGGAAAACCATGCCCAAGATCAAGACCAACCGGAGCGCCGCCAAGCGCTTTACGGCCACGGGCGGGGGGAAGATTCGGCGCAATCATTGTAACATGCGCCACATCTTGACCAAGAAGTCGCCCAAGCGGAAGCGGCAGCTGCGGAAATCGGTCATTGTGGCCGATTCCAACGTGGCGTCGATCCGTCGTCTGTTGCCCTACCTGTTCTAAACATCGCAAAACCACCCCACAGTGGGTGCGGCGCAGTGTTCCAGTTTGTTCCCACTGGACCTGGCCGTGAAGGAGATCGTCATGCGTGTCAAAAGAGGAATGACTGCCCATCGTCGGCACAAGAAGTATCTCAAACTTGCCAAAGGCTATCGTGGCTCGCGTCACGCGCTCATCCGTACCGCCCGGGAGACCGTAGAACGCGCATTGTGTTTTGCCTACCGGGATCGCAAGCAGAAGAAGCGCGCTTTTCGTGCCCTGTGGATCATGCGCATCAATGCCGCCGCCCGGGAGCATGGACTGACCTACAACCGCTTCATGCACGGGCTCAAACTCTGCCAGGTCCAGCTGAACCGGAAGGTGCTGGCGGACATGGCGGTGCGGGAGAAAGAGGCATTTGCCGCGTTGTGTCAGATGGTCCAGCAGAAGGTCACGGCGTGAAGACCCAATTGATCCACGATTTGGAAGCCTTGGTGCCGCGCTTTGCAGAGGCGCTGGCGAAGGCGGATGCTTCCGACCTGGAAGCGGTACGGGTGCAGTTTCTGGGCCGCAAGGGAAGCCTTGCGGCCCTTATGGCTGCCATGGGCGGCCTGGATCCGCAGGACCGCCCCGAGGTGGGGCGGGTGGCCAATGCCGTCAAGGCGCGGCTTGCGGAGCTCTGGCAGCAGTGCCAGGAGCATTTGGCCCAAAAAGCCCAGGGGACGATGCCTTTTGACGCCGGGGATCCCGCGTGGGTGCCGCATGTGGGGGCACTGCACCCCACGACGCGTATCCAGCAGGAGATCTGCGCGGTGCTCCAGCGCATGGGCTTTGAGACGGTATCCGGTCCTGAGGTGGAGACGGATTTTCATAATTTCGAGGCCCTCAATCTTCCTCCCGGACATCCCGCGCGGGACATGCAGGACACCCTGTACATCACCGAGCGGGTACTTTTGCGCACGCATACCTCACCCATGCAGGTGCGCACCATGCTCGCCCGCCGACCCCCGCTCGCCATCATTGCCCCGGGCAAGGTGTACCGCCGGGATTCGGACCTGACGCATACCCCCATGTTCCACCAGATCGAAGGCCTTTTGGTGGACCGGCAGGTGACCATGTCCCAGTTGCGCGGAGTCCTCACCGCCCTGGTGCAGGCGGTGTTCGGGGCCTCCACCCGGGTGCGTTTCCGGCCGAGCTTTTTCCCGTTTACCGAGCCCAGCGCCGAGGTGGACATGAGCTGCGTGTTGTGCGCCGGCCGCGGCGTGCTGGACTGTGGCGAGGGGTGTCGGGTGTGCAAAGGCACGGGATGGGTGGAAATTTTGGGCTGCGGCATGGTGGATCCCGCGGTGTTTGCCAAGGTGGGCATCGATCCGGAGGCGTGGACCGGCTTTGCCTTTGGCCTCGGGGTGGAGCGTATGGCCATGCTCAAGTATGGGATTGGCGATCTGCGCCTCTTTTTCGAAAACGATAGTCGATTTGTGCGCCAGTTTGCGTGAGGTGCGGTGATGTTGCTCGGACTTTCGTGGCTTCGGCAGTGGACGCCCTTTGAGGGAACAGCGCAGGAGTTGGCCGATCGGCTCACCATGTTGGGCCTGGAAGTGGAAGATATCCGCGATCCCTTTGCGCATTTGGCCTCGGTGGTGACGGGACGGGTGGTGGAGTGCGTCCCGCACC
It encodes the following:
- the hemL gene encoding glutamate-1-semialdehyde 2,1-aminomutase, translating into MLSSEVLFQRACNAIPGGVNSPVRACKSVGATPLFIASAKGSHIVTEDGAELIDLVMSWGPMLLGHAHPEVEAAIIEAVRRGTSYGAPCRLEVELAEAVIRAVPSIEMVRMVSSGTEATMSALRLARGFTGRDLVLKFHGGYHGHADAFLASAGSGVATQAIPGTPGVPAAVVQHTLLAHYNDTETVRALFTEHGDRIACVFVEPVAGNMGLVPPQPGFLETLRELCTQYGALLVFDEVITGFRLAYGGAQAALGIQPDLTCLGKIIGGGLPVGAYGGRREIMEHIAPQGPVYQAGTLSGNPVAMAAGLATLRLLEGHDYDALARRTRALASEMTDILRAKGIAVQCTTVASMFTLFFTEHPVTDFPSAQTMDTALYGRFFRHMREHGVFLAPSGFECAFLSFAHTDADLERIVEATRAFDPQTTAHP
- a CDS encoding Lrp/AsnC family transcriptional regulator, producing the protein MEFTPNERQVLRMVQGTLPDSATPYADIAREAGVTEEDVLALLRRLKEGGQIRRFGATLRHQQAGYGFNAMVAWYVEDGVDEDAAGRIMAAQPEISHCYLRRNCLDWPYSLYTMIHGRTQDECLAVVRRIQELTGVTQYDILFSDKELKKTSMEYF
- a CDS encoding NAD(P)H-dependent glycerol-3-phosphate dehydrogenase — encoded protein: MQAVVLGAGSWGTALAHALAFSGKETVLWGRSGALMAEMAQCRENRRYLPGWPVAAAVRPTADMAAALHGAELVVLAIPCQRLAAFLREHAAFFPEGVAVVGAGKGVEQGSLRTMGQVVAAELGARQVRYGVLSGPSFAAGVMAGQPTAVVLGCADAALGERIQVRCASPVFRVYGTTDVLGVELAGALKNVMAIAAGLADGLGFGENARAALITRGLAEMARLGEAMGARAQTFMGLAGLGDLVLTCTGDASRNRRVGLAVGRGHTLEAALAQVGGVAEGVWTTQAVWALAQRLGVEMPICEQVHAVLFSGKSPVEAVRTLMGRPLRWEA
- a CDS encoding secondary thiamine-phosphate synthase enzyme YjbQ, which produces MTSFTVSTSRREALVDITEQVAAAAARYPQAAALMVFSPHTTCGILINEGADPDVAHDVIAALRRLVPQSPHFRHVEGNADAHIKTILVGSSVSVVMESGRLRLGTWQRIFLAEFDGPRRRTVWVQALAAAPEG
- a CDS encoding ATP-binding protein, whose product is MFTATVLEHDIEVQMSSELRHVDRSVELLREFLARHGAEDRFFDVALVTREALNNAILHGNGADPAKEVLWRLKHRQGKLRLYVKDQGQGFDWQGWIRRQSDPEAESGRGHEIFRLLTARFSHNRCGNALCVEIPLK
- a CDS encoding fused response regulator/phosphatase; this encodes MEHRTPLILIVDDEPLNARILESMLRRSGFATLTAHNGPQARELAALHPVDLILLDVMMPGETGYLTCQLLKETPQIADIPVIFISALTDTESRVHGLECGGVDFISKPFEKAEVLARVKVHLRLRLTYRALIEAQAQRLGQLQAAQQSLLVRPEDLPEARFGVHFAPVLEAGGDIYDVLPTGVGVFDYIVADVSGHDLGAGFLTSALTALLRQNVNAATAPEESLAMTNRVLTRILTNGAHATLAMARVNRTQNSIHLVSAGHPPPVLARQDGSMELVPAEGDILGVFDTALWTPQEIAVQPGDRIFLYTDGLVEGFGDPPITRDQGIALLWAAIRSTASMPIAATVEAVHEYIAARKGPAEDDSVLLGIEV
- the thrS gene encoding threonine--tRNA ligase: MVYVGEVSVEAVPGMTCRDALVQGVSKKAMKEVVACLCDGEPKDLDAPLPSGTERVEPVFLDSPLGTSILRHSAAHIMAEAVKRLYPEAKVTIGPDIENGFYYDFDLAHAFTPEDLERIEAVMRESIAADHPFVRREMSAQQAREYFRSLGETYKIEIIDDLGAETVSVYQHGDFVDLCRGPHLPSTGFVRAFKLTAVAGAYWRGDANRPMLQRIYGTAFPTEKALKAHLAMLEEAKKRDHRKLGPQLDLFSFHERGGAGMAYWHPKGALVRAILEDFVTKEMLRRGYGLVRTPQILRRDLWETSGHYANYRENMYFTEIDGVPYGVKPMNCVAHMLIYNTTQHSYRDLPVRLFEFGVVHRHELSGVLHGLLRVRQFTQDDAHIICRPDQLLDEIKGVMRWIQDLMGVFGFEYRMELSTRPEKSIGTDEDWERATSALREAMAQMGLEYSVNEGDGAFYGPKIDVKLRDCLGREWQCSTIQVDFTLPERFDLVYIGEDGERHRPVMVHRAIMGSVERFIGILVEHFAGAFPLWLAPEQVRVLTVTDRHDAYAFEVVQALRDAGLRAEVDTRNEKLGYKVREAQMAKIPYAVVIGDEEVASARVSVRQRGGANLGTMTVAALVDRLRHECAEPFTRGGMRYSFHY
- the infC gene encoding translation initiation factor IF-3, which translates into the protein MLSTTNKARKNRQIRAREIRVIGEDGAQIGIMSVDEALVIAESRGLDLVEVAPNAKPPVCKVMDYGKYLYEEKKKAQEAKKRQTQIQVKEVKFRPHTDDHDIETKVRHIRRFLDDGDRCKVTVFFRGREMAHKDLGEAILQRIVEMTADVAKVEQASRFEGRTMFLVLAPLPKK
- the rpmI gene encoding 50S ribosomal protein L35 → MPKIKTNRSAAKRFTATGGGKIRRNHCNMRHILTKKSPKRKRQLRKSVIVADSNVASIRRLLPYLF
- the rplT gene encoding 50S ribosomal protein L20 translates to MRVKRGMTAHRRHKKYLKLAKGYRGSRHALIRTARETVERALCFAYRDRKQKKRAFRALWIMRINAAAREHGLTYNRFMHGLKLCQVQLNRKVLADMAVREKEAFAALCQMVQQKVTA
- the pheS gene encoding phenylalanine--tRNA ligase subunit alpha, with product MKTQLIHDLEALVPRFAEALAKADASDLEAVRVQFLGRKGSLAALMAAMGGLDPQDRPEVGRVANAVKARLAELWQQCQEHLAQKAQGTMPFDAGDPAWVPHVGALHPTTRIQQEICAVLQRMGFETVSGPEVETDFHNFEALNLPPGHPARDMQDTLYITERVLLRTHTSPMQVRTMLARRPPLAIIAPGKVYRRDSDLTHTPMFHQIEGLLVDRQVTMSQLRGVLTALVQAVFGASTRVRFRPSFFPFTEPSAEVDMSCVLCAGRGVLDCGEGCRVCKGTGWVEILGCGMVDPAVFAKVGIDPEAWTGFAFGLGVERMAMLKYGIGDLRLFFENDSRFVRQFA